AAGACCCCTCAGAGGAAGCCCTAGCTGGTGGCCGGGGAATGTAAGATTTTTTCACCCTTTTGCCCCACTCATTAATCTCGTGTTTTGGTCATTCTTTTGAATTGTTCTGGGCAGGTTCTGCATATTGCCTCTAACAAAAGCTTTCCTGAATACAGCTAAGAGCTCGGTATGTTGAGTTTGGGTTCTCTGTTATTTTAGTAAATTATAAGCGACTATTGATTGgctatgatgattatgtaatgtgaatttctattttctattgtGTATGACAGTAGAATTTTTTTGCACTAGCAACTTTTATGTCTTGGGGGAGAATTGAGTTGTTAGCACTTGTGCTAGAAATCCAAAAATCAAGTACTTCTACATGTACAAGTTTCAATGTATTTGTCAAAATTTACCAATAACCACTAAGGATTAATCTCAAACTAATTGAGGTTGGCTGGTTATGTTTGAAATCTTTCCTGATCAATCTCTAAAATCTTGTAAATATTTGACACTATCTCTCAATGTCTTGTTAGGTCTCctgcttttctttctttcattccaCCACTAACTTGTCACACTTCCATACTGGGGTATTCAATGCTCTATGTTGGACATGATCAAACCATCTTACTTgacttttttctcattttatccCCAATTTTTGCTTTATACACTGTCTGGCAGATGGGTCATCccactaaaataatattttaggaGTGGCCCTTACAACCACATATTTAGTCTagttttattttgtattaatgGAAAAATGTTTGTGTGTTGGTATGTTAAGTGTGGCATTCTATAAAGTCCTGAGTTAGATGAGCTTTTGGTTTAATATTTTCCCTTCTCTTTCTcctcaaaggaaaaaaaaatgttagaTCTGTAGATGGATGCTTTAgcccatcttttttttttttctctttatttcttcctctttcttatttttaatagattttagatGAGGATCTGTTTCAGACTCTGTATTCATTGCTTTCAGAATGTCTGTTGTTGTGCTGCTGAGGATAGAGTTGTCCTCTTAAAGCTTTGGATTCATCTGCATTGGCATATTTAGTTTTGCCTCTAACATGTTCAATATGTACGGGAGAAGATATTCTAAGGATAAAGAAAAACCATTTCAAGTGAGCAATAGAAGTGGGTGAATTATAACTTTTCTTGTAACATATTTTCCCTATAGTGCTTAGCTAGGGATGCTTCCATGCTTTAGGATATTTCCTTGAGAACTAGCAAACCTGGAACTCTAGAGTACCTATCTCAAGTAAATATATGACGATAAACATACATCTTTGATGAAAATATCTTCATAACTTCTCCATACATTTTCTGAATTACCTTCTACACTCTACAGTACTGCCTTCATCCTTGAGAACTATGAAGAATGCAGTTCCATAAGCAAAGAGTGCCTTCTGCTTTGTTTAAAGGCGTGGGTTACAATAGCTTTGGAGATTTCAAATAACTTTGTTCATCATAATCATGTGTGTTGCATATTGCTCAAGGTTGCCCCGGATTTATTGTGGAGCAATAATTGGACATGGTACATAATAAATGCAAGCGCACTACTAGGTTAAGTATGACATTTTATTTGATATCACAATTCAGGTAAGATTAGATTTTACTTACAGAGAGGACCTTGTGAAGGCTGAAAAGGTTTGAAATTCTCTGTTGATTATTTCTGGGGCTAATTCTGCCACATTTCTTCTAACCGTGATGTTTTACTTGATAAATTTGCTCTAAACATGTGCTTTTGTCCTTCTCTTTCCTAATTAGTTGGTGGATTCCAGAATGATGTGTAATTTACTGAAATCTACTTTAGCTTTTACCATTTTCATTGTGGGAGGGATTAGAGGCCTAATTTGCATACCCAAGTTTAAAAAACATGCTTAGCAAAATGCTAATGTTTCACcttaatttaactttatttacaTCACTTTGAATCTGACTGCCTGAGAGAAGCGAGGCCGTCATTGTAATTGAATGATGAACAAGCTGTAATTTAACTGCATTCactataaagaaaattaaaatagctTTATCCACTTCACTCACATCTTCTCTTCATTTTTTCACAGATTAATCTTGCAGCAGATTTTGCTCTCAAAGTTTTGGAAAAGCCAGATCTTTTGTCTCCTCAGGCACTGCAGGCAAATCTTGATAAGCAGCTTAAACAAGTCATTTCTTCCATAAAAACACCAGAAATCAACATCTTTGCTCTCAATGTAAAGAAATCATCCGAAACCTCCAATTTCTCTTCACATCTACAAATAGGAAACCCAGAATCAGATATGACTCGAAGTACGTAAACTTCACTTCCTGTAATTTCATGTGAATCTACTTTATATTATTTCAGTCTTTGTTGAACTTATATGGACTTTTCATGTCTACAACACATGGGCTTGTAAAAGCACTATATTTGATAAATGGTGAATCTAGTTTTAACAAACTATTTTCAGCCAAGAATTTTGTCCAATGGCTTGCGATGTCTCCTTAGGGAAACATTGAATCTTATAGTATTTTGGTAACATTATTTTCTTATATAATGTTAATATGATAGACGACATCAAAGTACCATATTTAGATATCAACATAACTTATGATGTAATGAATAATATGGATAAAATTatgcataataataataatgtaaataAATTCTTGGAAAATTGTTAGAAAATTTAGATTACCGAGTTTATATACATAACTATACGTCTGCTGTAATCTTTTTTAACAAtatgtttttaagtttttaacATTATATAAAGTTTTTTTAACGTTATATAAAGTATGATATTGAAAAGGGTAGTAAATGAACTTTCTTAGTATTCCATGTACTTACCACTGCCTTGCTAGTTATGAATACCCATTGTTGTGgatggaattgatacttattcaAAAGTTCATAgattattttgataatattaaaagcactggTAGAATTGAAAGTGATTACTTTGAGCAAAATTCAAGATATTTAAGATTGttagtttttaattattttatttactaggttttttttttcgaaCAAATTTTATCAGGTTTTTtcttacttaaattttaattaaattttcatacctTTTATTTAGTATGATTAATTTTGAGAGAATTTAAAACAATTGAAGTCTctcaaataatataaaaatttaattcttttaaattcttattagaattgattttgaattaaaattaaaatttactaaagTTATTAAGGTTTTGCAAGAAATAATTTCACTTAAatctatttatatcaaaattatttaattaaactttgagaactctttctttaattttaacttcaaattttcttgtacttttttcaattaataaatgcttttttaaaaaaaattatttttatattaagaattaaaatttaatacatttataatcaatattaaaaatttattatattattacgttaatttaaaaaagaaaacctatcttgatttatttttttaatgataagaaaattatataaaatttaaaatttaaatatcgtgaaaaatattaataatgattttttaaaaatattgataaaaatatttatataaatatttatatttagtttaaaactaataaaaattatgaagtaaataaattaattttaaatttaaattaatttatttaaattaaatatattcaattgaattctattattttaaaatatatttcaaataaaGAGATTTGTTTTGAATAGAAATGAAATTCATTTCTGCGTTCAGgcgattatattttttttggagaaaattactttttagtgtttaaaatatagtataattaatagatttatctttttatttttaaaatttaatattttcttttttaaaatttaataataaaatctaatattttcttttataaaatttaattccgtcaaaatctAAAGTGGTTAAAATTTTTtcctatttaaataatttttattttattaaaaatgagaataaatataattttaaaaatatttttattaataataaaataaaaaaaattattatttagtcgttataatatgaaaaaactcgctacttaatctctcaattttaaaaaataaattaaaatattcttatattttaaaaagtctactagttagtttctctattaattttattactaaatattttactatttagtccctatagtttaaaaaaaaatattagttagtctcttaaattattaaaaagtttactaattagtatTTTCATatcaagaatattttaaaatttttttataatatttaacaactaaaattaacaaaaaaactaaggaataaattttttaaaatattagagacattttaataaatttttaaatagtgaGCAATGGTCGACAGCGAACGGTATCACAAAACAATTTGTATTgactttcaattttttatttttaataatttaaattttgtatattttgatttttattatttttgttgaaGTTGAATCTtaagtttattaaaatttttatttgtttatagaaattaaatttgagattttgtttcttgaattttgataaaattaaattttagggattaaagtgttgaattcaaaaaatataggcacaaatttattaattatgtaatattttaggaATGAAAacgtattttttctttaattttttgagAGAGGAATctataaatttatgaaaattaaattttaggattaaaatattggattttaaaaatggtAGTTCAATTATTTTTTCTGTTACTAATGGCATTTTTAATGAAGAGACATCTAATTTTAACAGAATTAAAATTCAAGAACGAAAgtgttgggttctaaaaatagagagagaaatccATTAATTACTATATCTCATAAACTAAAAAATAGTTTttcttatataaattttaaaaataaactaatcaTAATGGtagaatttatatattttaataataaagtttaacaattatattaactttcttgtaaaaaaattaagcaatttatttttaaaaatttagccaattaaactaaaaaatttaaatattttacgaacttttcaattatatccattctaaaaaataaacaaaccttttaaataaattgtatttgtatcgatttttttaatttaattttgacaaaaaagaaaattttccacTTAGTAAGACAGAAAAAGATAATCAAACCCCTTAATTGACATTTAATCTTTAACCCTAATTAAACTAATCCTTAATAAATTCTAATTAAcctaacttttattttattttattttttttaaaatggggAGTGGGGGATTGAACCTGAGATTTCTTAGATTTACTCGAATGCACTTACTACTAGACTAAGTCTGTGAGTACTAACTTAACCTTTATTAAACTCTTGTTCGCTGCAAAGAGAGATATTTCGTAACAGAGAAATCAACATATattgagagaaaaaaatatttgcaaGTCACGTAAAACGTGGTTGTCTATGCATTGTACCTTTATATCACAAGTAGAAAGCACAAAAACTTGAAGGCTCGATTCAAGGAAAAGAAGTCAGTTACGGGCGTAAtacttttaataattattttatttattatataatttcaatcaaATGACACGTTATATAattgtaatattatttaattattaaatattttttattattttatataattaattgattataatttactctatctaaatagattatatatataatatatacacTATATTTTCATACTAATAGAGTTATACTACTAGAAtatgaattattaaaataattatatatatgtgtatatgtatttataataataataattattattatctctatacatatttaataataatatatatgcactattttaatattaatataattatattaaaaacataaattcttaaaataattatataccgAGG
This is a stretch of genomic DNA from Manihot esculenta cultivar AM560-2 chromosome 2, M.esculenta_v8, whole genome shotgun sequence. It encodes these proteins:
- the LOC110608525 gene encoding uncharacterized protein LOC110608525: MDSKDSKISTATSFRRPSSRLLYDRRYGWVFDEWKDPSEEALAGGRGMFCILPLTKAFLNTAKSSINLAADFALKVLEKPDLLSPQALQANLDKQLKQVISSIKTPEINIFALNVKKSSETSNFSSHLQIGNPESDMTRST